A window of Hymenobacter aerilatus contains these coding sequences:
- a CDS encoding glycoside hydrolase domain-containing protein, giving the protein MKHLFWLFFALSSLPVLAQKPTEQVNVFLGSSGDHGQLSPAASYPFSMLSLGPQTYPNLHTGYEHLARTFLGFTHTRFEGVGCQGAGGNLLVKPFLGADPAQTQLLKKTEQAEPGYYGVTFGNGVGAELTVGQRFGLHRYHFPAGAAHGLFFNLAHSFANGFKQEEHTTQNATLTGWIEAGTTCGAGKYRLYYYLEINQPVQWETTKEHQLIARLPGTGATEVEVRVAFSSVSVNDARSTVQQQAQASFAEVRRAASQAWNALLTRVQVQGDADREKLFYSLLYRTLQSPYVVSELDGRYRATDGSVQKSKRPVYNGWAIWDNYHTQLPLFSLAYPTEFQDVATSLAGLYRYGKKDFATQHEPSPTVRTEHAIVVLLDAVRKGYRVDLRGIRDSLIREVDRLDYAHPDKALESSYDAWALSEILGILKDKTLSAQYRRKALEYKQYWKKDFLDMTRPDVDRLPARGMYQGTIWQYRWNVPYDIKGLQEMVGGEAEFRQQLDTFFGGDYYNHANETDLQAPTLYNATRQPWQSQALMHQLAVDTVVQHYFNDNSRGIDPYVGRIYQNQPKAYLRTMDDDAGAMSAWYVLTACGLMPACVGQPVYYLNLPLFREMKLQMAAKKQLTMQVENYAPTRRYIQSARLNGKPLERNWLTHQELSAGGTLVFVASDNPNKSWGIQQPWVSDVQEANVKNPK; this is encoded by the coding sequence ATGAAGCACCTATTTTGGCTCTTTTTCGCTCTTTCCTCTCTGCCAGTATTGGCGCAAAAGCCAACCGAGCAGGTCAATGTTTTTCTGGGTTCATCCGGCGACCACGGGCAATTGTCGCCAGCAGCTTCCTACCCATTTTCTATGCTGAGCCTGGGGCCGCAGACCTACCCCAATCTGCACACCGGCTACGAGCACCTGGCTCGCACCTTCCTGGGGTTCACGCACACGCGGTTTGAGGGGGTAGGGTGCCAGGGCGCGGGCGGCAACCTGCTGGTGAAGCCCTTTTTGGGTGCCGATCCGGCACAAACCCAGCTTCTGAAAAAGACGGAACAAGCGGAGCCCGGCTACTACGGCGTCACGTTTGGCAATGGGGTAGGGGCTGAGTTGACGGTAGGGCAGCGCTTTGGTCTGCACCGCTACCACTTCCCGGCCGGTGCGGCCCACGGGTTGTTCTTCAACTTGGCACACTCCTTCGCCAACGGTTTCAAGCAGGAAGAACACACCACCCAAAACGCTACCCTCACCGGCTGGATTGAGGCTGGTACTACCTGCGGCGCGGGCAAATACCGGCTCTACTACTACCTCGAAATCAACCAACCCGTGCAATGGGAAACCACTAAAGAGCATCAGCTGATAGCCCGCCTACCCGGCACCGGCGCCACCGAAGTGGAGGTGCGCGTGGCTTTTTCTTCGGTGAGCGTAAACGATGCCCGGAGTACGGTGCAGCAGCAGGCACAGGCGTCGTTTGCGGAGGTGCGCCGCGCCGCCAGCCAGGCTTGGAATGCGCTGCTCACCCGCGTGCAGGTGCAAGGTGATGCCGACCGCGAAAAGCTGTTTTACTCCTTGCTCTACCGCACGTTGCAGTCGCCGTACGTGGTGTCGGAGCTGGATGGGCGCTACCGGGCTACTGATGGCTCGGTGCAGAAATCGAAGCGGCCGGTGTACAACGGGTGGGCTATTTGGGACAACTACCACACGCAGCTGCCGTTGTTTTCGTTGGCCTACCCCACCGAGTTCCAGGACGTAGCCACGTCGTTAGCTGGCTTGTATCGCTACGGCAAGAAGGACTTTGCCACCCAGCACGAGCCCTCGCCTACCGTGCGTACGGAGCACGCCATTGTGGTGCTGCTGGACGCCGTGCGCAAAGGCTACCGGGTAGACCTGCGCGGCATCCGCGACTCGCTGATCCGCGAAGTAGACCGCCTCGACTACGCGCATCCCGATAAAGCCCTGGAGTCGTCGTACGACGCGTGGGCGCTGAGCGAAATCCTGGGTATTCTGAAAGACAAAACCCTGAGCGCCCAGTACCGGCGCAAAGCTTTGGAATACAAACAGTATTGGAAGAAAGATTTTCTGGATATGACCCGCCCCGACGTAGACCGCCTACCCGCGCGCGGCATGTACCAAGGCACCATCTGGCAGTATCGCTGGAACGTGCCCTATGATATTAAAGGCTTGCAGGAGATGGTAGGCGGCGAGGCGGAGTTTCGTCAGCAACTCGATACGTTCTTCGGCGGCGACTACTACAACCACGCCAACGAAACCGACCTGCAAGCGCCTACCCTCTACAACGCCACCCGGCAGCCCTGGCAGTCGCAGGCGCTCATGCACCAGCTGGCCGTCGATACGGTGGTGCAGCACTACTTCAACGACAACAGCCGCGGCATAGATCCCTACGTGGGCCGCATCTACCAGAACCAGCCCAAGGCCTACCTCCGCACCATGGACGACGACGCGGGCGCCATGTCGGCGTGGTACGTGCTGACGGCCTGCGGCCTGATGCCTGCCTGCGTGGGCCAGCCCGTGTACTACCTCAACCTGCCGTTGTTTCGAGAAATGAAGCTGCAAATGGCGGCTAAAAAGCAGCTAACCATGCAGGTAGAAAACTACGCGCCTACCCGCCGCTACATTCAGAGCGCGCGCTTGAACGGCAAACCCTTAGAGCGCAACTGGCTCACGCACCAAGAGCTGTCGGCGGGCGGTACCTTGGTGTTTGTGGCCAGCGACAACCCGAACAAAAGCTGGGGTATTCAGCAACCATGGGTGTCCGATGTGCAGGAGGCTAATGTGAAGAACCCGAAGTAA
- a CDS encoding RagB/SusD family nutrient uptake outer membrane protein, giving the protein MKNKVLLLALATSLASCNKDFLDEQPRASLSSTDLNNLAAVEALITAAYAPLGGQIDDANNAFNSPGTNWTFGDVVSDDAYKGGGGVGDQNGMHLMEIFLTNSNIIDVDRKWRACYEGIARANRAIRAVNGFAGMSEDLKKIRLGELHLLRGHYYFDLKKIYNRIPWVDETAREITEYDIPNNLSDAQLWKNIENDFLLAQTNLPATQTDLGRATKGAATAYLAKLYAFTKDYPKVIASADAVLASGRYRLNDNYHDNFDPTKEHGPESLFAIERSIRDGTPSNFRGSLDERLLNPGGPYYPVYGFDMPSQDLVNAFKTTAAGLPQTDKSDVGATDSVDPRLDHAVARPGIQFLDLAPYAASWARDAGTYGVFSFKKRMVSSRSTFYLNQFPWVSALNYDIIRLADVLLLKAEAQVETGNLEGARAIVNQIRRRANNDKVLSANGTPAATYNVAEYTAPWTDPAIARQAVRTERRLELALEGHRFFDLVRWGIADQVMNDHFNREKTRRTFMSTARFIKGTHEYWPIPQSQINLSKGQLTQNPGYN; this is encoded by the coding sequence ATGAAAAATAAAGTACTCCTGCTGGCCCTGGCAACTTCGCTGGCTAGCTGCAATAAAGATTTCCTGGACGAACAGCCTCGGGCCAGCCTTTCCTCTACGGACCTGAACAATCTGGCCGCGGTGGAAGCCCTCATCACGGCTGCCTACGCACCGCTGGGCGGACAGATTGACGACGCTAACAATGCCTTCAACTCGCCCGGTACCAACTGGACGTTTGGCGATGTGGTGTCGGACGACGCCTACAAAGGCGGCGGCGGGGTAGGCGACCAGAACGGCATGCACCTGATGGAGATTTTCCTCACGAACTCCAACATCATTGATGTGGACCGGAAGTGGCGTGCCTGCTACGAGGGCATTGCCCGCGCCAACCGCGCCATTCGGGCCGTGAATGGGTTTGCGGGCATGAGCGAAGACCTGAAAAAGATTCGGCTGGGTGAGCTGCACCTGCTGCGCGGCCACTACTATTTCGATCTGAAAAAGATCTATAACCGCATACCCTGGGTAGACGAAACGGCGCGGGAGATTACGGAATATGACATTCCGAACAACCTCTCGGACGCGCAGCTGTGGAAGAACATCGAAAACGACTTCCTGCTGGCCCAAACCAACCTGCCCGCCACACAAACCGACCTGGGCCGCGCAACCAAAGGCGCTGCTACAGCCTACCTGGCCAAGCTCTACGCCTTCACCAAAGACTATCCTAAGGTGATTGCCTCTGCTGACGCGGTGTTGGCCTCGGGCCGCTACCGCCTCAACGACAACTACCACGACAACTTTGACCCCACCAAAGAGCACGGCCCGGAGAGCCTGTTTGCCATCGAGCGCTCCATCCGCGATGGTACGCCTAGCAATTTCCGGGGCAGTCTGGATGAGCGCCTCCTGAACCCCGGCGGCCCTTACTACCCCGTGTACGGCTTCGATATGCCGAGCCAGGACTTGGTGAATGCCTTCAAAACTACCGCGGCCGGCCTACCCCAAACCGATAAGTCGGACGTGGGCGCTACTGACTCTGTAGACCCGCGCCTCGACCACGCCGTGGCCCGGCCCGGTATTCAGTTTCTGGACCTGGCGCCGTATGCTGCCAGCTGGGCCCGCGACGCGGGTACCTACGGCGTGTTCAGCTTCAAGAAGCGCATGGTGAGTTCCCGCTCCACGTTCTACCTCAACCAGTTTCCGTGGGTGAGCGCCTTGAACTACGACATCATCCGGCTAGCTGATGTGCTGCTGCTGAAGGCCGAAGCCCAGGTGGAAACCGGCAACTTGGAAGGCGCCCGCGCCATTGTAAACCAGATTCGGCGGCGGGCCAACAATGACAAAGTACTGAGCGCCAACGGTACACCCGCTGCTACCTATAACGTGGCCGAGTACACCGCTCCCTGGACCGACCCGGCCATTGCCCGCCAGGCCGTACGCACTGAGCGCCGCCTAGAGCTGGCGCTGGAAGGTCACCGCTTCTTCGATCTGGTGCGCTGGGGCATTGCCGATCAGGTGATGAACGACCACTTCAACCGCGAGAAAACCCGCCGCACGTTTATGTCCACGGCGCGCTTCATCAAAGGCACGCACGAATACTGGCCTATTCCGCAGTCGCAAATTAACCTGAGCAAAGGGCAGCTGACGCAGAATCCAGGGTATAACTAA
- a CDS encoding YdcF family protein → MMWRLPSALLLLMLLNHFGHGQAPPPAQRTDSVLVAKTYPLLALLEAKSPLRKIVQADKMLQRVAQRQAQRSYPLLTVRPANVQRYVDSLVWKSREIRAIGQELQRLYLANKAFKAAVQPLLGSGGGYPLYAAQLDTAALRLAWQDAAQGLNRTLRVYVASMRPRYPVIDSISFPRQDAAFAQALQQQLLPLQKRRPPASFYEVPLRAALAALRLNGRDEAARYEPLGAGLNAAPRAAVAGTEWARFPYTMILVPGMGPEQPGVALDSMSVLRCRMAAARYRAGQAPFVVVSGGHVHPNKTPFCEAVEMKKYMVGTLGLPDAAVFIEPHARHTTTNLRNVSRMLYAFGFPTDKPVLTVTDASQSRYILNMAERCRRELGYVPYRDLQRLSDTENSYLPVPEARQPNPFDPLDP, encoded by the coding sequence ATGATGTGGCGACTACCTTCTGCCTTGCTACTGCTGATGCTGCTCAACCACTTCGGCCACGGCCAGGCACCGCCGCCAGCCCAGCGTACCGACTCGGTACTTGTGGCGAAAACCTACCCGCTGCTGGCCTTGCTGGAGGCAAAATCACCCCTGCGAAAAATAGTACAAGCCGATAAGATGTTGCAGCGCGTGGCGCAACGGCAGGCCCAACGCAGCTACCCGCTGCTCACGGTGCGCCCCGCCAATGTGCAGCGCTACGTCGATTCGCTGGTATGGAAGTCGCGGGAGATTCGCGCTATCGGGCAGGAGCTACAGCGTTTATACCTAGCCAATAAGGCGTTTAAAGCGGCGGTGCAGCCGTTGCTTGGTTCCGGTGGAGGCTACCCGCTCTACGCCGCCCAACTCGATACGGCCGCGTTGCGCCTGGCTTGGCAAGATGCCGCGCAGGGCCTCAACCGCACGTTGCGGGTGTACGTGGCCAGCATGCGCCCGCGCTACCCCGTCATCGACTCCATCAGCTTTCCGAGGCAGGATGCTGCGTTTGCCCAGGCGCTACAGCAACAGCTACTACCGTTGCAGAAACGCCGCCCGCCCGCTTCGTTTTACGAGGTGCCTCTACGCGCTGCGTTGGCCGCCCTACGCCTGAACGGCCGCGACGAAGCCGCCCGCTATGAGCCGCTTGGCGCGGGCCTCAACGCCGCTCCTCGTGCCGCCGTGGCCGGCACCGAGTGGGCACGTTTCCCCTACACCATGATCTTGGTGCCGGGCATGGGGCCCGAGCAGCCCGGCGTAGCGCTGGATTCGATGAGTGTGCTGCGGTGCCGCATGGCGGCGGCGCGCTACCGGGCGGGGCAGGCGCCGTTTGTGGTGGTGTCGGGCGGGCATGTGCACCCCAACAAGACGCCCTTCTGCGAGGCCGTGGAGATGAAGAAATACATGGTCGGAACGCTGGGGCTGCCCGATGCGGCGGTGTTCATCGAGCCCCATGCCCGCCACACCACAACCAATCTGCGCAACGTTAGCCGGATGCTCTATGCCTTTGGCTTCCCCACGGATAAGCCCGTGCTGACCGTCACCGACGCCAGCCAGAGCCGCTACATCCTGAACATGGCCGAGCGCTGCCGCCGCGAGCTGGGCTATGTGCCCTACCGCGACCTACAACGCCTCTCCGATACAGAAAACAGCTACCTGCCGGTGCCCGAGGCCCGCCAGCCCAACCCGTTCGACCCACTCGATCCATAA
- a CDS encoding alpha-L-fucosidase — translation MRFRPCLLAVFLLLSLVGPALLSAQPATPGNSAPNLGQLQQQFVDLRFGMFIHFNIPTYMDQDWPDPEASPALFNPKKLNATQWAKAAKSANMSYGCLTTKHHSGFCIWDTKSTDYNVMQSPYKKDVVKQFADAFRANGLKVMLYYSILDTHHKLRPNQITPAHIAMIKTQLTELLTNYGKIDALIIDGWDAPWSRISYDDVPFEDIYTLVKSLQPECLVMDLNGAKYPAEGLYYTDIKTYEMGAGQRLSPDSKRMPSLACLPINSSWFWKTNFPTVPVRDPAKLVQETLVPLNENSCNFILNVAPNRDGLIDDNALAGLKEIGKLWKNTGPTTKLSALEPPIIASNLAKNAAANSSWSDDMNIMDFANDDDYHSSWQSNKMVKQPWYEIDFKNQRGFNTIVVAEEKPNITNYALEYWNGVAWQPLFKGTNGNRIKLHRFGRVWGSKVRMNIEGYDHQPSIAEFQVFDERR, via the coding sequence ATGCGCTTTCGCCCCTGCCTGCTTGCCGTATTTCTATTGTTAAGTCTGGTTGGGCCAGCGCTGCTTAGTGCGCAGCCAGCTACGCCCGGAAACAGTGCCCCCAATCTAGGGCAGTTGCAGCAGCAGTTCGTGGATCTGCGTTTTGGTATGTTCATTCACTTCAACATCCCGACCTACATGGATCAGGATTGGCCTGATCCGGAGGCTTCGCCGGCGCTGTTCAACCCGAAAAAACTCAACGCTACGCAATGGGCAAAGGCGGCCAAATCGGCCAACATGAGCTACGGCTGCCTCACCACCAAACACCACAGCGGCTTCTGCATCTGGGACACCAAAAGCACCGACTACAACGTGATGCAGAGCCCGTACAAGAAGGACGTGGTGAAACAGTTTGCCGATGCGTTTCGGGCCAATGGGTTGAAGGTGATGCTCTACTACTCTATTCTGGACACCCACCACAAGCTGCGACCCAATCAGATTACTCCTGCCCACATCGCCATGATCAAAACACAGCTTACGGAGCTGCTGACCAACTACGGCAAGATAGATGCGCTAATTATTGACGGCTGGGACGCGCCCTGGTCGCGCATTTCTTACGACGATGTGCCATTTGAGGATATTTACACACTGGTGAAATCCCTACAGCCCGAGTGCCTAGTGATGGATCTGAATGGCGCCAAATACCCGGCCGAGGGCCTGTACTACACCGACATTAAAACCTATGAAATGGGCGCCGGCCAACGCTTGTCGCCCGACAGCAAGCGCATGCCGTCCTTGGCGTGCCTACCCATCAACAGCTCGTGGTTCTGGAAGACCAACTTCCCTACCGTACCCGTGCGTGACCCCGCCAAACTGGTGCAGGAAACGCTGGTGCCCTTGAACGAAAACAGCTGCAACTTTATCCTGAACGTGGCACCCAACCGCGACGGTTTGATAGACGACAATGCCTTGGCGGGGCTAAAGGAAATTGGGAAGCTCTGGAAAAATACAGGGCCTACCACCAAGCTGTCGGCACTAGAGCCGCCTATTATTGCCAGCAACCTAGCTAAAAATGCAGCGGCGAACTCCAGTTGGAGCGACGACATGAACATTATGGACTTCGCCAACGACGACGACTACCATTCCAGTTGGCAATCCAACAAAATGGTGAAGCAACCGTGGTACGAAATCGACTTCAAAAACCAGCGTGGCTTCAATACGATTGTAGTGGCTGAGGAGAAGCCCAACATCACCAACTACGCACTGGAGTATTGGAACGGCGTGGCGTGGCAGCCGCTTTTCAAGGGCACCAATGGCAACCGCATCAAGCTCCACCGCTTCGGGCGGGTGTGGGGTAGTAAGGTTCGCATGAACATAGAAGGCTACGACCACCAACCTTCTATTGCCGAGTTTCAGGTGTTTGATGAACGGCGCTAA
- a CDS encoding penicillin acylase family protein, producing the protein MVFRWIKFAVAFVLTVALTWVLHTSHGTVPPFGKFLSPYVGFWRDGETAADFPKRQELALPALQQPVQVRFDDQRVAHVFAQNDHDLYYTQGYLTARDRLWQMDFMTHVAAGRLSEIVGPERLEMDRFFRRMGMVYGAQRSLDSMMVDPRTRLALTAYSDGVNAYITSLSPKDYPFEYKLLNYAPEPWEPLKSALLLKLMAFDLSGRSDDLRLSNALGKYGPEVVKDLFPDYPRLEDPIVPVGSPRTFTPVPPPPTPAGFEAAMSGKVPQNEPAPDLGSNNFAVGAGKSATGYPILANDPHLQLNLPSIWYQMQLSAPGLNVYGVSIPGAPTLIIGFNQDVAWGVTNTGADVMDWYQIKFKDATKREYQYAGRWLPVRRVVERLKIKGQPDRLDTVLYTRHGPIVYDHDEKPFSPQTPVHHALRWTAHDGANEVLTFYLLNRAHAYPDYLAALTHYGSPAQNFIFASNQKDIAIRPNGRFPLKWNDQGKFILDGTDSAYDWHGWIPAAQNPLSHNPKRGFVSSANQTPVGPEYPYYLGWQFSLWDRGHRINERLARMRRATPDSLRLLQLDNFGINAQLMLPRMLALVAPTQLKPAEQRVYQELQRWRYNYDPDELGPSIYELWYNQLIKRIWEDDFGKQTGLEMRYPNRDRTNTLILHQPNSPWIDDKLTPEKETLPDLALQSLRWATDSLTRKFGPLNDDWHWANQKSTDILHLAQLPGFGHLDLNVGGGVGIVNAITERNGPSWRMVVALGPQPKAYGLFPGGQSGNPGSRYYDNMIAPWVQGELPELVFLQKPNERNERIRAAWKLTTK; encoded by the coding sequence ATGGTTTTCCGCTGGATCAAGTTTGCCGTTGCCTTCGTCCTCACCGTCGCCCTCACGTGGGTGCTGCATACCAGCCACGGCACGGTGCCGCCGTTTGGCAAATTTCTGAGCCCATATGTGGGCTTCTGGCGCGACGGCGAAACGGCTGCCGACTTTCCCAAGCGGCAGGAGCTGGCCCTACCCGCTCTGCAACAGCCCGTGCAAGTGCGCTTCGACGACCAGCGCGTGGCCCACGTGTTTGCCCAGAACGACCACGACCTGTACTACACGCAGGGCTACCTCACGGCCCGCGACCGACTCTGGCAAATGGACTTCATGACCCACGTAGCAGCCGGACGATTGTCGGAGATTGTGGGGCCGGAGCGCCTAGAGATGGACCGCTTTTTCCGGCGCATGGGCATGGTCTACGGCGCGCAACGCTCCCTCGACTCCATGATGGTAGACCCGCGCACCCGGCTGGCCCTCACGGCCTACTCCGATGGCGTGAATGCGTACATCACCTCCCTCAGCCCCAAAGACTACCCCTTCGAATACAAGCTCTTGAACTACGCGCCCGAGCCGTGGGAGCCCCTGAAAAGTGCGCTGTTGCTCAAGCTGATGGCCTTTGACCTGAGCGGCCGCTCCGACGATTTGCGCCTGAGCAACGCCCTGGGCAAGTACGGGCCGGAGGTGGTGAAAGACCTGTTTCCGGACTACCCGCGGCTGGAAGACCCAATTGTGCCGGTGGGCTCGCCGCGCACTTTTACGCCGGTGCCGCCCCCCCCTACCCCGGCTGGGTTTGAAGCGGCCATGTCGGGGAAGGTGCCGCAGAACGAGCCGGCGCCGGATTTGGGCTCCAACAACTTTGCGGTAGGTGCGGGCAAGTCGGCTACGGGCTACCCTATCCTGGCCAACGACCCGCACTTGCAATTAAATTTGCCCAGCATTTGGTACCAGATGCAACTGTCGGCGCCGGGTTTGAACGTGTACGGCGTGTCGATTCCGGGGGCGCCTACCCTTATCATCGGCTTTAACCAGGATGTGGCATGGGGCGTGACCAATACCGGCGCCGATGTGATGGACTGGTACCAAATCAAGTTCAAAGATGCCACCAAGCGCGAATATCAATACGCCGGGCGCTGGTTGCCGGTGCGGCGCGTAGTAGAGCGCCTCAAGATAAAAGGCCAGCCCGACCGCCTCGATACGGTGCTCTACACCCGCCACGGCCCCATTGTGTACGACCACGACGAGAAGCCCTTCTCGCCCCAAACGCCCGTACACCACGCCCTGCGCTGGACCGCGCACGACGGTGCCAATGAGGTGCTGACCTTCTACCTGCTCAATCGCGCCCACGCCTACCCCGACTACCTGGCGGCCCTCACGCACTATGGCTCGCCGGCTCAGAATTTCATTTTCGCCAGCAACCAGAAGGATATTGCCATCCGGCCCAACGGTCGTTTTCCGCTGAAGTGGAACGACCAGGGCAAGTTTATTCTGGATGGTACCGACTCGGCTTACGATTGGCACGGCTGGATTCCGGCCGCGCAGAATCCGTTGTCGCACAACCCGAAGCGGGGGTTTGTGTCGTCGGCCAACCAGACGCCGGTAGGGCCGGAGTATCCCTACTACCTGGGTTGGCAATTTTCGCTCTGGGACCGGGGGCACCGCATCAACGAGCGGCTAGCCCGCATGCGGCGCGCCACCCCCGACAGCCTGCGCCTGTTGCAGCTCGACAATTTCGGTATCAATGCCCAACTGATGCTGCCACGAATGCTGGCGTTGGTGGCGCCTACCCAGCTGAAACCCGCGGAGCAGCGCGTGTACCAAGAGTTGCAACGCTGGCGCTACAACTATGACCCCGACGAGCTGGGACCGAGCATCTACGAACTGTGGTACAACCAGCTTATCAAGCGCATTTGGGAGGATGATTTCGGCAAGCAAACCGGCCTGGAGATGCGCTACCCTAACCGCGACCGGACCAACACGCTTATTCTGCACCAGCCCAACTCGCCGTGGATCGACGATAAGCTGACGCCCGAAAAGGAAACCCTACCCGACCTGGCGTTGCAATCGTTGCGCTGGGCCACCGACTCGCTCACGCGCAAGTTTGGCCCCCTGAACGACGACTGGCACTGGGCCAACCAAAAGAGCACCGACATCTTGCACCTGGCCCAACTCCCCGGCTTCGGCCACCTAGATTTGAACGTGGGCGGCGGCGTGGGCATCGTGAATGCTATTACGGAGCGCAATGGCCCTTCGTGGCGCATGGTGGTGGCCCTGGGGCCACAGCCCAAAGCTTACGGCTTGTTTCCCGGGGGGCAAAGCGGCAACCCTGGCTCCCGCTACTACGACAACATGATTGCCCCCTGGGTGCAAGGCGAGCTGCCAGAGCTAGTGTTCTTGCAAAAACCCAACGAACGCAACGAACGAATCCGCGCCGCCTGGAAACTGACAACGAAATAA